Proteins found in one Hippopotamus amphibius kiboko isolate mHipAmp2 chromosome 12, mHipAmp2.hap2, whole genome shotgun sequence genomic segment:
- the LOC130834096 gene encoding olfactory receptor 8S1-like: MTMMLVIRAHAHLHTPMYFFLNHLSFSDLCFSSVTVPKMLENLLSKRKTISVESCLAQVFFVFITAGTEACLLSVMAYDRYVAICHPLLYGQMMSTQRYVQLVWGSWSLGILDTLINVPLATKMDFCDTHIIPHYSCELPSLFLLSCSDVSTNLTVMFCSLVPHGLVTSLSIFLSYARIVSTILSITSTSGRSKAFSTCSSHLTTVILFYGSGFLRYLMPTSGSSLELIFSVQYGVVTPMLNPLIYSLKNKEVKAALKRTLGKYFQCF, from the coding sequence ATGACCATGATGCTGGTAATCAGGGCTCATGCTCACcttcacacccccatgtacttcttcctgaaTCACCTCTCCTTCTCAgatctctgtttctcttctgttaCTGTGCCCAAGATGTTGGAAAACCTCCTTTCTAAAAGGAAAACCATCTCAGTAGAGAGCTGTCTGGCTcaggttttctttgtgtttatcacTGCAGGAACTGAAGCCTGTCTACTCTCagtcatggcctatgaccgctatgtcgCCATCTGCCACCCACTGCTCTATGGCCAAATGATGAGTACACAGCGGTATGTACAGCTTGTGTGGGGTTCATGGAGCCTGGGCATTCTGGACACACTCATCAATGTCCCCCTGGCAACAAAAATGGACTTCTGTGATACCCATATCATTCCACACTATAGCTGTGAACTGCCCtcactcttccttctctcttgctcAGATGTCTCCACCAACCTCACTGTCATGTTCTGCTCCCTCGTCCCACATGGCCTTGTAACTTCCCTCTCAATCTTCCTCTCTTATGCCCGCATTGTCTCCACCATCTTGAGCATCACCTCCACCTCTGGCAGAAGCAAAGCTTTTTCCACATGCTCCTCCCACCTCACCACAGTAATCCTGTTCTATGGCTCAGGTTTTCTCCGCTATCTCATGCCGACCTCAGGATCCTCTCTGGAGCTGATCTTCTCTGTGCAGTATGGTGTAGTCACTCCCATGTTGAATCCTCTCATCTACAGCCTGAAAAACAAGGAGGTAAAAGCAGCTCTGAAAAGAACACTGGGAAAGTATTTCCAATGTTTTTAG
- the LOC130833532 gene encoding olfactory receptor 8S1-like has protein sequence MTLGNHSTITEFLLLGLSSDPHIQAVLFVLFLEIYFLTLMGNLMMLLVIRADSHLHTPMYFFLSHLSFLDLCLSSVTVPKMLKDLLSETKTISVKGCLAQGFFVLITAGTECFLLSAMAYDRYAAICHPLLYQQMMRKQLCVQLLWGSWGLGSLNAFLNTLLAANLDFCENHTISHYSCEVPSLFSLSCSDVSTNFTVLLCSSLTHGFGTLLPIVFSYAHIVSTILSISSTAGRSKAFSTCSSHLTAVTFFFGSGFLRYLMPTSGSPLELIFSVQYGVVTPMLNPLIYSLKNKEVKAAVRRTLGKYLPCSR, from the coding sequence ATGACCTTGGGGAACCACAGCACCATCACTGAATTTCTCCTCCTTGGCCTGTCTTCTGACCCCCACATTCAGGCTGTGCTCTTTGTGTTGTTCCTAGAGATTTACTTCCTGACACTAATGGGGAACCTGATGATGCTGCTGGTGATCAGGGCTGATTCTCACCTCCACAcgcccatgtacttcttcctgagTCATCTCTCTTTCCTGGATCTTTGTTTATCTTCAGTCACTGTGCCCAAGATGCTAAAGGACCTCCTCTCTGAGACAAAAACCATCTCAGTAAAGGGCTGCCTGGCTCAAGGCTTCTTTGTGCTTATTACTGCTGGAACAGAGTGCTTTCTGCTCTCAgcgatggcctatgaccgctatgctGCCATCTGCCACCCTCTACTCTATCAACAGATGATGAGGAAACAGCTGTGTGTGCAGCTTCTGTGGGGCTCATGGGGTTTGGGTTCTTTGAATGCATTTCTAAACACCCTTCTAGCTGCCAACCTGGACTTCTGTGAGAATCATACCATTAGCCACTATAGCTGTGAGgtgccctctctcttctctctgtcctgCTCTGATGTTTCCACCAACTTCACAGTCCTGCTTTGTTCCAGCCTGACGCATGGGTTTGGGACCCTCCTCCCAATAGTCTTCTCCTATGCCCACATTGTCTCCACCATCCTGAGCATCAGCTCCACCGCAGGCAGAAgcaaggccttctccacctgctcctcccacctcactgCAGTGACCTTCTTCTTTGGCTCAGGGTTTCTCCGCTACCTCATGCCAACTTCAGGATCGCCTCTGGAGTTAATTTTCTCTGTGCAGTATGGTGTGGTCACTCCCATGCTGAATCCTCTCATCTACAGCCTGAAGAACAAGGAGGTGAAGGCAGCTGTGCGAAGAACACTGGGAAAGTATTTGCCATGTTCCAGGTGA